One window of Bactrocera tryoni isolate S06 chromosome 2, CSIRO_BtryS06_freeze2, whole genome shotgun sequence genomic DNA carries:
- the LOC120769563 gene encoding uncharacterized protein LOC120769563 yields MKAEWSKAFIVRPRDNLQSHVYIKQKKFVPSYENDPCPIPMNWLMGWEYARIWLRERDDYISARLRKSKAKRIKNDYTAWLLKRQVKPKKIS; encoded by the exons ATGAAAGCAGAATGGTCGAAGGCGTTTATAGTGCGTCCACGCGATAATTTGCAGTCACATGTTTACATAAAACAGAAGAAATTCGTACCATCTTACGAGAATGAT CCTTGTCCTATTCCGATGAACTGGCTCATGGGCTGGGAGTACGCACGTATTTGGTTGCGTGAGCGCGATGATTATATTAGTGCACGCCTGCGCAAATCCAAagcaaaaagaattaaaaacgaTTATACCGCTTGGCTTCTTAAACGACAAGTCAAACCTAAAAAAATCAGCTAG